One Denticeps clupeoides chromosome 12, fDenClu1.1, whole genome shotgun sequence genomic window carries:
- the LOC114800643 gene encoding haloacid dehalogenase-like hydrolase domain-containing 5 — translation MRALNSLCRAANTLYGRPVGAGTAVARCGLCGTAASGSGKFQPDFGLLFDIDGVLVRGKTPIPAAKKAFQKLVDSNGQFVVPVVFVTNAGNCLRQKKADQLSHILGVSISQDQVMMSHSPLRMFRKYHDQCVLVSGQGPVLDIAKNLGFTKVISIDMLRESYPLLDMVDHNRRPKLPASPVANLPKVEAVILFGEPIRWETNLQLIVDVLLTNGNLSNAYLNSPFPHLPLLACNMDLMWMAEAHSPRFGHGTFLVCLENIYKKITGKDLKYEALMGKPSELTYHYAEYLIREQAAERGWSTPIRTLYAIGDNLMTDIYGANLYNRYLEERSSRKTAKTVAKVVASAHGSTPSPTSAVPQEVDLAYSGWESELAAPSATSCTSFLVCTGVYNPHTEVPKDANQCIKETVFHGHRDFRFDPALVEPSHIVQDVAAAVELIFQKENIGSAV, via the exons ATGAGGGCCCTGAATTCGCTGTGCCGGGCCGCGAACACCCTGTACGGCCGGCCGGTCGGAGCGGGGACCGCGGTGGCTCGATGCGGTCTGTGCGGCACTGCGGCGTCCGGCTCCGGCAAG TTCCAGCCAGATTTTGGCTTGCTGTTTGATATTGATGGGGTGCTCGTCCGGGGCAAGACTCCAATTCCAGCAGCGAAAAAGGCCTTTCAGAAGCTTGTGGACTCAAATGGCCAGTTTGTTGTTCCCGTGGTGTTCGTCACAAATGCTGGGAACTGTCTCCGTCAGAAGAAGGCAGATCAGCTCTCTCACATTCTGGGAGTTTCG ATCTCCCAAGATCAAGTCATGATGTCTCATAGTCCCCTGCGAATGTTCCGGAAATACCATGACCAGTGTGTTCTTGTGTCTGGTCAAGGCCCTGTTCTGGACATTGCCAAGAA CTTGGGTTTCACAAAGGTGATCAGCATTGACATGCTGAGGGAGTCTTACCCCTTGTTGGACATGGTGGATCACAACAGACGCCCTAAACTGCCG GCCTCTCCTGTTGCAAATCTTCCTAAAGTTGAAG CTGTGATTCTGTTTGGTGAGCCTATCCGATGGGAGACGAACCTGCAGCTGATTGTTGATGTGCTTCTGACCAATGGGAACCTGAGCAATGCATACCTTAACTCGCCATTCCCCCACCTTCCTTTGTTGGCCTGCAACATGGACCTGATGTGGATGGCAGAGGCACATTCACCACG GTTTGGTCATGGAACCTTCTTGGTGTGTCTGGAGAACATCTACAAGAAGATCACAGGCAAAGATCTGAAGTATGAGGCTCTCATGGGGAAGCCCAGTGAACTGACGTACCACTACGCCGAGTACCTGATCAGAGAACAGGCAGCTGAGAGGGGATGGAGCACCCCCATCAGGACCCTCTATGCTATCGG GGACAACCTCATGACGGACATCTACGGTGCTAATCTCTACAACCGCTACCTCGAAGAACGGTCTAGCCGAAAGACTGCCAAAACTGTGGCCAAAGTCGTGGCAAGCGCACATGGAAGCACGCCCTCGCCGACCTCTGCCGTGCCCCAAGAGGTAGACCTGGCATACAGCGGCTGGGAGAGCGAGTTGGCAGCGCCGTCAGCCACATCCTGCACGTCCTTTCTGGTGTGCACTGGCGTGTACAACCCTCACACCGAGGTACCCAAGGATGCGAACCAGTGCATTAAAGAGACAGTGTTCCATGGGCACCGCGACTTCCGCTTTGACCCTGCTCTAGTGGAGCCGAGCCACATTGTGCAGGATGTGGCTGCAGCCGTGGAGCTCATCTTCCAGAAGGAGAACATAGGATCTGCTGTTTAG
- the isy1 gene encoding pre-mRNA-splicing factor ISY1 homolog, which yields MARNAEKAMTALARFRQAQLEEGKVKERRPFLASECNELPKAEKWRRQIISEISKKVAQIQNAGLGEFKIRDLNDEINKLLREKGHWEFRIKELGGPDYWRFGPKMLDHEGKEVPGNRGYKYFGAAKELPGVRELFEKEPVLPPRKTRGELMKEIDAEYYGYRDEDDGVLVPLEQEYEKKFIAEAVDKWKAEKEARLAEGGGEKEIEEEEEKYIYAVDEEHSDEEMFDQVEGENGAQMFIGHVPVPSQKEIEEALVRRKKMELLQKYASENLMAQSEEAKALLGL from the exons ATG GCTCGAAACGCGGAAAAGGCCAT GACGGCCTTGGCGAGATTTCGCCAGGCACAGCTAGAAGAGGGCAAAGTTAAG GAGAGGCGGCCGTTTCTTGCGTCAGAATGTAACGAGCTGCCTAAAGCTGAGAAGTGGCGAAGACAG ATCATCAGTGAGATATCCAAGAAGGTTGCACAGATTCAGAACG CCGGTTTGGGGGAGTTTAAGATCAGAGACCTGAATGATGAAATCAACAAGCTCCTTCGAGAGAAGGGCCATTGGGAGTTTCGAATCAAAGAGCTGGGTGGCCCTGATTATTGG AGGTTTGGGCCAAAAATGCTGGACCACGAAGGCAAGGAGGTGCCTGGAAACAGAGGTTACAAATACTTTGGTGCTGCCAAAGAACTCCCTGGTGTCCGAGAGCTGTTTGAGAAAGAAC CTGTTTTACCACCAAGAAAGACTCGAGGAGAACTAATGAAAGAGATTGATGCTGAGTACTATGGCTACagagatgaagatgatggtgtGCTGGTGCCTTTGGAGCaggaatatgaaaaaaaat tcattGCAGAAGCTGTTGACAAATGGAAAGCTGAAAAGGAAGCGAGGCTGGCTGAGGGAGGTGGTGAGAAAGagattgaggaggaggaggagaagtacATATATGCTGTTGATGAAGAG CACTCTGATGAGGAGATGTTTGACCAGGTAGAAGGAGAGAATGGCGCTCAGATGTTCATCGGACATGTACCTGTGCCTTCCCAGAAAGAG ATTGAAGAGGCCTTGGtcaggaggaagaagatggaACTCCTGCAGAAGTATGCCAGTGAGAACCTCATGGCTCAGAGCGAGGAGGCAAAAGCCTTACTTGGCTTGTAG
- the LOC114801118 gene encoding probable protein BRICK1 — MAGQEDPVQREIHQDWANREYIEVITSSIKKIADFLNSFDMSCRSRLATLNEKLTALERRIEYIEARVTKGETLT, encoded by the exons ATGGCTGGCCAGGAGGATCCCGTCCAGCGAGAGATCCACCAGGACTGGGCGAACCGGGAGTACATCGAAGTCATCACCAGCAGCATCAAGAAGATCGCGGATTTCCTCAACTCGTTCG ACATGTCCTGTCGGTCGCGCCTGGCCACGCTGAACGAAAAGCTGACTGCGCTGGAGAGGAGAATCGAGTACATCGAAGCCAGG GTCACGAAGGGAGAAACGCTGACTTAA